The genomic interval AATGTTTTGAGAGAAAGATTTGAAGGTCGCCGTCAGCCCATCTCTTGTGTTGTACTAGGGATTGTAACAGTGTTGTTGGAACAACTCCTAAGAAGGCCTTCCTTTCAGGAATGAAGTAAACGGATCGCCAGCCTCTACTTTGTATGGATATTGCTGTGAGTACATCCTCCACTGGACAGCCGTATTTTAATCCTATCTGCAATCAGCCTAAGGTTACTTAGATATATGTTTTTGCttcaagagagagagagagagggaaatTTAGAAAGAACCTCCTTTCCCCATTGTGTATTTTCCTCATAGGTGCAACTTGCAAGAGCTTTGCAATTTTCTTCCAGGACACTTGCACTTTCTTTAATCCCTCTGTCATTTTTCGTTGCCCTCCATTCAACCTTAAATTCCTTGCTATACTTCATTCCGCAAAGAGCTTCTCTTCTGTGAACACATCCAGTTCCAATATAGCAAGGCCCTCCATTCCCATCAAATCCTGCAAGCTCCACCTTGGTAGATCAAAAACATCAATCCTCCCACTCTTAGCTATGTTTGAGTTCCAAACATTAACTTAGAAGCTTTatcatgttatttatatttaaatgctCACCTCCATTACTACTCTCAAAGAGCTGccataaatatcatttttagtcaGGTTACCAAAGCTCTGTGGATATTGTACATAGCCAATCTCATGTCCCTTCTCCTCATCCAgaaaaaagcaaagaacatCTTTAATCGTCTCTGAATTATTTGAATACATGTCGCAATCCACAGTGAGGATAAATGGCGCATTGCTTATGCTTGATGACACCCTTATCTATTCATCCATGTCCAAGAATGATACAAAGAAAGTAAATTAAAGAATTCTATATATTGGCTTGAACAAAGTACCACACAATGCAGCAATGCTTACCAGCGCATTCAAGGCTCCAGCTTTGAAATTATGGTGGTGTTGAGGTCTTTTTTCGCGCGCCAAATACACCAGGGTTGGCAAAGGTTCTCCTTCAACATCCATGGCGTTAGGGTCTCTTCCATCGATTAAGATCTATATGTTAAATCAATGCAAAATTAGAACTAACTAAAGTATGTGGAAATACGTGTAACAATATTGGTTTACTTGGAGAATGGCTTGGTGATCATGTCGACTTGAAACAAGATCCCAGTCACGGAATCCCTTATGTAACTTGCTTATGCCAACTGGAATTCTGCCCTGCTCTGTGATGGTTTCAATCCTCATCTTCATGTCTTCATATGATTTCTATATAATTCatagaaacaaaattttaagttatgcAGTATATATCCAGCTTATTAAAATCAAGAAAGTAAAAgatcttatttatttatttttatttttaaaattttattactgTAATTAAAGCCCAAATTTCTTGTAAGGACAAGTTGTATTGACGACGCCCAGATCGAAATTAGAAATTGGTGTAACCAATGTAAGGCCAATCCTTCTTACTTCCAATGTTCTTAGAAGGCAAATGCCATAAAACTTTATTTGGTGGTCTAGGGAGATCGTGGCCGGCTTCCTTGACCTTCATATGAtcatttcagtttttctttgcGTGCTGGCCTTGGAAAAGAACCCGACATTCACTTTGATTGAGACATAACTAATCAAAACTGGTCTCTTCACTTGTCAACATAGCACAAAAACCAAGTGACCAATGATGTCATAAATGGCATCATGAGCTCTCACCATCAGATCGTCCCCATGATCGATTCCCTTGTAATTGTCCCATCGATTAAAGCACTCATGAATGGTGGGAATTgggaaagaaaattgaagacgTAATTGAACATTCAACCTGACaacttgattttgtttttgattccTTGCGGACCAGAAATTAAATGGTAAAAATCAGAGATACTATTTTCATTGTTGAAATCGCTATCATAGTATTGTTGCTTGAAGTGGTCTGAATTTCTACATGTTGTGAACCAGCCAGCTTCCTCTTGTTTTCTAATTTCATAGTAATGTTctttttatggatttgattAAGATCAGCAATAAATGCGACTCCACTCATATTGATTTTTGGTTGAGACTTGAATTTATTAGTAGATATTCTTCTTCGTGCCTGCCACGTTGTCATATGGTTCTGAAATTAAAAGGAGCTAATGATTACGTACCTTGACGAACAACCACTCTTTGGCCATGACAGAATCATCAGCTGGTTCCGCAGCGTAACTGAAATAAGCCTCAGGCGATCTTGGCTCTACTTTGAGATTTCTGCAGAACGGTAGCCATATCTGGGAGAAACGTGCAGCCTCTAACAAAGCATAGAATGTTAAATCTGAGCCGCCATCGTCAGACAGATAAACACTTAGCTTCTCACTAGGGTAGTCATAAGCCATAACTGATAAGACTGTGTTGATCACCATCATCGGTGGCTCTATTCGAGGATCCGCTGTGCAAACAAAAATGTCTACTCCTGGCAAAGCTTCTTCGTTGTACCTGTTGTAAGAAATTCCTCGCGTTAATTTCCTCAATATGGTTAATCCACACTACCaagtataaaaaagaaatcataGAAAGAGGGAAATTAAGAGACGGAGACCTGGAAGAGAGCCTGTCTTTGAATGTGTAACGGAAGACAGGATTCCATCTAACGACTGCAGTGATAAAAAAGTAGAAACTAAACCAAAGTTCAGCAAGAAACACTCCAATCCAAGCCCATCTCTTAGTTTTTCCTTCCACTGGACAATAGCTCACTCtataaaaacaaatgaaacagATGCCTATAAAGATTGAAGCTGCGTACGATCGAAACAGGACTAGTCCCCTGGCTGGCCTTGTTGCGAAAAGAGGAAGATACCCATTACTTCCCATTTCTCCTTTCCCTCCTTCCACTAGTTTGCTTAAAATGAGTGAGACATGATCTTGATGTGCATATATATAGGGAATCAACTGGGTAGGAGAATTGTTGAACTAAGACTTGCAGTGAAGACCTCCTCAATACATGTTATGAACCAAAGGCTCATGCTTCACTGTTTTTGTATTATGGCAGCGACTTACTGACAAGTTTATGACAGCCATGCACTTAAATGAATGACTAATAATGTTATGTTTAGCATGTAAGTAAGTCTCTAACTACTGTacaaaacttgattattaagTTCTGTGATGTACATCGTCTAGAGAATGCATATTAGAAAGGAGCCTATTGTTTAGAACAAATATCTTCTACAGTCAGTCTTCATCCTTGACAACTTGTTTCTCTGATAGGTTAAGTTGAACTCTATCTTGAgtctaaacaacaaaaatttataaattacaaGCTTTATCGATGTCTTAAAACATGGTCCTAATTTGTTAATACCTTCTTAGTTGCCTACAATTTCatgttattaataaatatttcattttttacttttgaaatgttaaaatattaatataaaataataatttaatattctataagaaaataataagtaaAGACACTAATCAAACCATTAGCTTCATATCTATTTTCCTACATATCCCCCAATGGataatcatattttattattccCAGGTTGGGGATGGcaagtttttgctttaaacGTTGAGCATGGGTGTAGTAGTAGTAAACCCTGTTAATTCTTGCTCATATAATCTTCGTGAAGTCGTTGTCACCTGCACCTTTGTCGTGGTGGCAAAGGCTTCTTCTGGATGTCCTATCTACCTTCGTCAAAGTCTATACATTTAAGTATCTCAAATGCTTAAATACTACAAAATGAATGTCTCTCCATTCTTTGAAGAACTTAGTGCAAAGGCTACTTATGCAAACAGGAAGACTTAAGGGCTTGATTCATGACTATCCAAGTCGTTTCACAAGTATTTCAATTAACTTCATTTGCTTGTTACTTCTAGTATTACTCacttttacatttatttaattacttcttgaaattgcaaaatGAATTTGTTATATGAGCAGAGCTAAATTTTAAaccatgaaaatttaaaacgagatattttattttttataaagcaAGAGATAACCTTAAAGTATTGAGATGTAAGATTTTCAGAATTCTTGGAATTATTAAGgagtttttaatttattctcaATTCTTCTTAATCAATCGTTGTCATGAATTattatcatcaacatataaaaGTATGCATGAacttcaaaaatataaatattaaataagatatatatcttaattatattttcaaattgaacaattttgtgtttaaatattttttattatttatttaacttgAGAACataaatttcaccaaaacatAATTAGATTCctttcaaattaaaacatcaaaataaaaGCACTTATTAACATATAATTTTTAGAAATACAGTAGaatgtttataaattaatacttgataaattaataatctcgattaaataatatttttgaccGATTCGGACTTTGGACCAATTAATTTGCTAAATTTATGAGATAatgcaattaaaaaaaatacataaatttcacttgatatataaattaataatctctttatacatcaaaattatatatatacataattcaATTATGAGgcatttgtaaaatataacttcaatatttcttatttacttttgaaattgatgtttgcttgaatgttatctctaacttttcttagTGTATTAAGCAGCTCTAATGAAATGTTTTTGTATTGCAAGAGAAAATATGCGCAATAAATGTATATTAAGtttaatgttttgaaaaaaaataaaaaataccttgataaattactttttcattaattgatgtataaattaataaatcattaatttatcaattaaataacatctcaattaattaataaatttttatgatccCAAgggtattaatttataaaatttaactatgttaatattaataatccCATCAAAAGCTAGATATTCCTCACTAAATTGTtactaatatttattttatgtgaagaaagaatttcaaaaatcCTATTATATATGCTAGAGCAAGCAAGAGGCACATGATtcatacatgtatatatataaaagagtGAAATGCGCTACTGTAATAGCACCTGAAAAGAGTGAGGGGCAAAGGGTAATAAAGACGAAGAGACAACTTTTGTGCCCTTTCAAACAAGAGCATAAGCTAGAAAAAATCTATGCTTTTTCACGTGGAAGAAGCTGCAGAAGAGGAGATCAATCAACAGAAGAGCAGCAGAGCGAGGTAACAAAATCCAGCCATGGAAGAAGGGCAACAGAGGAATGAAGAATAACCAATCATGGAGCATTCAACAGGAGCGGCAGAGCAATGAAGAAAATCTGGCCACGAAGGAATCAATGGAAGAGCAGCGGGGtgttaaagaaaattagcccTACCCCTGCTTGCCTAGGCGACGCATAATTTCATGGGGGAAAGTATTGCATATTGTCATGTTAACATTACTCTAGTAGGTTTAGCAGGAAATTCTTCGGAGAGAAGAATTAGTGCTAGGAACacattaaaaagaatttttgatCCTGCCTAATTGCTTCTAGATTAGCTTGCTGTCGCTAAAAGAgtccaagaaaataaattgattgcatgttaaataatttttatactatGGTAACAAGTTGATTACAGTCACAATTTGACCTTTTTgggatttttttaatgaagttTTACTTTACATTGATCCCTATAACAAGACAGCTTGTTTAGTACATGGCTACTGTGCAAGCTAGGAGAGCATAAATAATTGACTGGTGTGTTACAGAGGCTGGCATTGTGCCACTGTCCTTCCGGAAGAAGAGCCCTTGATATACAGGCAGGTTCAAGTAGACCAAAAGGCTGCAGAGAAGCATTTGTAAACCAAATTGGTCCAAACTCTTTATGTGATCATAATGGGTGACAACCTTCTTTATTCCCCCAGC from Theobroma cacao cultivar B97-61/B2 chromosome 5, Criollo_cocoa_genome_V2, whole genome shotgun sequence carries:
- the LOC18599858 gene encoding cellulose synthase-like protein E6, which gives rise to MGSNGYLPLFATRPARGLVLFRSYAASIFIGICFICFYRVSYCPVEGKTKRWAWIGVFLAELWFSFYFFITAVVRWNPVFRYTFKDRLSSRYNEEALPGVDIFVCTADPRIEPPMMVINTVLSVMAYDYPSEKLSVYLSDDGGSDLTFYALLEAARFSQIWLPFCRNLKVEPRSPEAYFSYAAEPADDSVMAKEWLFVKKSYEDMKMRIETITEQGRIPVGISKLHKGFRDWDLVSSRHDHQAILQILIDGRDPNAMDVEGEPLPTLVYLAREKRPQHHHNFKAGALNALIRVSSSISNAPFILTVDCDMYSNNSETIKDVLCFFLDEEKGHEIGYVQYPQSFGNLTKNDIYGSSLRVVMEVELAGFDGNGGPCYIGTGCVHRREALCGMKYSKEFKVEWRATKNDRGIKESASVLEENCKALASCTYEENTQWGKEIGLKYGCPVEDVLTAISIQSRGWRSVYFIPERKAFLGVVPTTLLQSLVQHKRWADGDLQIFLSKHCPFVYGRERMPLMLQLSYCNYLLWAVNCLASLYYVTVPSFCLLKGIPLFPKISSSWALPFLYVITVNCAYGLVEFVWCGGTVRGWLNEQRMWMFRRTTSYLFAFIDNILKLCGFSKTAFVITGKVADDHVYQRYEQEIMEFGTTSPMFTILATLALFNLFSFVGVIKKVALDEVHMKVFDLFGLQILLCFILVFLNLPIYQGLFFRNDNGKMPPSITYQSLTFAVFACTIAMY